A portion of the bacterium genome contains these proteins:
- a CDS encoding OmpA family protein — MKKLLLHLLVFALLLPTSAHAQPAVSLEDLLSEAEAVLLDAKTAELHIIFPRKMSRAEDNIREAKGQMGKAGSDAIVRLNLESALESIETAQGQAEQVRTKLKTVLDARRAAQAAGAGDSNLPTWQKAERALNDMAAKLESGDESQLGGLQEPLAQQFWAARREAMRDGLLAESKNDISNAEKSGADQLFPTLMARARQAMSRAEAQLAQENIEECRLSAAEASRIARHAKGQSDFTARAKTARAPEEALLLPYDDFLLAMAKVWGDSISFDAGGDSAVMSARVMLDARLKRDEIVRDSLADVLRVSHESMERALTEMQTSLADQQNRMAECEQRILDIQAERDLAVTRLRRQELTAQRAQLAQTAFDPGDAVVYQTMDGNIVIHLYGLKFASGQATVDKNGKAVIRKAAEAIAVFPDVNVVVEGHTDDEGSEDSNQELSERRAAAVGAALEMELKSKAKIETVGKGEISPIATNETARGRALNRRIDLVLTLK, encoded by the coding sequence ATGAAAAAGCTGCTGCTGCATTTGCTCGTATTCGCTCTTCTATTGCCAACCAGTGCCCATGCCCAACCGGCCGTGTCCCTTGAAGACTTGCTGTCGGAAGCTGAAGCGGTGCTTTTGGACGCGAAGACCGCAGAACTTCATATAATCTTTCCGCGAAAAATGTCACGAGCGGAAGATAATATTCGGGAAGCCAAGGGACAGATGGGCAAGGCGGGAAGCGATGCAATTGTTCGTTTGAATTTAGAGAGTGCTTTGGAATCGATTGAAACGGCGCAAGGTCAAGCGGAACAAGTGCGGACGAAGTTGAAGACAGTTCTTGACGCGAGAAGGGCTGCGCAAGCTGCTGGCGCCGGAGACAGCAATCTTCCGACGTGGCAAAAAGCTGAGCGCGCGCTCAATGACATGGCAGCGAAACTGGAGAGCGGGGACGAATCGCAGCTTGGGGGACTGCAGGAGCCACTCGCTCAGCAATTCTGGGCGGCACGCCGGGAGGCGATGCGTGACGGGTTACTTGCTGAGTCAAAGAACGATATAAGCAATGCGGAGAAGTCCGGCGCAGATCAGCTTTTCCCGACGCTCATGGCGAGGGCTCGCCAAGCGATGTCGCGAGCAGAGGCACAATTAGCGCAGGAGAATATCGAGGAGTGCAGGTTGTCAGCCGCTGAGGCGTCGCGTATAGCCCGTCATGCTAAAGGGCAATCGGATTTTACAGCGCGAGCAAAGACAGCGCGAGCGCCGGAGGAAGCGTTATTACTTCCCTACGATGATTTCCTGCTTGCCATGGCAAAAGTCTGGGGCGACTCGATTTCCTTCGACGCGGGCGGTGATTCGGCTGTAATGAGTGCAAGAGTTATGCTCGACGCACGACTGAAGCGCGACGAGATTGTCAGAGATTCGCTGGCCGACGTCTTAAGAGTCTCCCATGAAAGCATGGAGCGGGCATTGACGGAGATGCAGACAAGTCTTGCGGACCAGCAGAATCGGATGGCGGAATGCGAGCAGAGGATTTTGGATATTCAGGCCGAGCGTGACCTTGCCGTGACACGGCTTCGGAGGCAGGAGCTTACTGCGCAACGTGCACAGTTGGCACAAACCGCGTTTGACCCGGGCGACGCGGTTGTTTACCAAACGATGGATGGGAACATCGTGATTCACCTCTATGGTTTGAAGTTCGCAAGCGGCCAGGCGACCGTTGACAAAAACGGGAAGGCCGTTATAAGAAAAGCTGCCGAAGCAATTGCGGTGTTTCCTGATGTGAATGTGGTCGTGGAGGGACACACAGACGACGAAGGATCAGAGGACTCGAATCAAGAGCTTTCGGAACGGCGTGCGGCGGCGGTAGGTGCCGCCCTTGAAATGGAACTGAAGTCAAAAGCAAAGATTGAAACGGTCGGGAAAGGCGAGATCTCTCCAATTGCCACAAACGAAACTGCGCGCGGGCGTGCTCTTAACCGCCGTATTGATCTTGTTCTTACCTTGAAGTAG
- a CDS encoding S49 family peptidase: MTKHIVFFLILSSAALGAGNSPQLLDYGNGILQTVGTAGSYMGALGSYWNPAGWATMSRHEAVFTWNDRNEARKRIDNWSILAGGHGVGASFRRALIPSGAEFKRLDDYQVALAGGSRSEYWGASYGWSKGLGAGDIHQHRLTVGSIMRPNKYSSFGLTGTLGLRNGRAQWQGDVGLRPINGSHRLTLFGDIAAHDRDNARTLQWGAGVEVLPLEGIRVAGKISKVSANEPAPMFTLGIGFSLDATSLHIAPHFDKDSERQFTSYALRLGRVEPSLGMSELIEKDQRVLALGMRGLLTYQKAQWFEHDRHTLTELNRLIDDAKADGSIGGIAMNLSGFRASMAMTWELCEKLRDFRSSGKKVYMYADRPGMALTYLMAQADYVWMDPIGEMQLFGWVMGRTYHKGFLEKLGLGVEEWRYFEYKSAFETLARVDMSQKDKEQRLELLHAFHDEWKRAISAGRGMSSDSIDLALDSLGFISAHEAERFGFVDTLGRWDDAEKLIEFARGSSAKFVERHDLADEKSSDPYWGEYPAIAVVYALGECAMDTGIRGRYTSRLLKKLAEDDEVEAVVLRVDSPGGDGLASDWVADGMREVSKQKPMVVSQGRLAASGGYWLSSPADRVFTSPFTITGSIGVIAGWVWNEGLTDKTGLTFDKVQVGRHADVGSGVVIPLIDVEVPDRNVTDEERARVEKFIRNHYDDFVGRVAEDREMPREETEKIAQGRVWAGEAAVEKKLADEIGGLERSVQYAAEKSGIRKGGKYRIVEYPKPGLINFGRLIGQPSPVSVLAYWFGIGRTVEADDVRGDESRDYSLDVLRYYAKFRGTPLYMLPPEDMLVE, from the coding sequence ATGACAAAACATATTGTATTTTTTTTAATCTTATCAAGTGCGGCATTAGGAGCGGGGAATTCGCCGCAGCTGCTTGATTATGGCAACGGAATCCTGCAGACAGTTGGTACAGCAGGGAGCTATATGGGCGCTCTCGGATCCTACTGGAATCCGGCGGGATGGGCCACAATGTCAAGACACGAAGCGGTGTTCACGTGGAATGATCGTAATGAAGCCAGGAAGCGGATAGACAACTGGAGCATCCTTGCGGGCGGGCACGGAGTGGGCGCGTCGTTCCGTCGTGCTCTGATTCCCAGCGGCGCTGAATTCAAGAGATTGGATGACTATCAGGTCGCTCTAGCAGGCGGGAGTCGATCGGAATACTGGGGTGCATCGTATGGCTGGTCCAAAGGACTTGGCGCCGGAGACATACATCAACATCGTTTGACGGTCGGCAGCATTATGCGGCCGAACAAGTATTCGTCATTTGGCTTGACCGGAACACTGGGGCTTAGAAATGGGCGCGCCCAATGGCAAGGCGATGTAGGACTGCGTCCCATTAATGGTTCTCACAGGTTGACATTGTTTGGTGATATAGCGGCACACGACAGGGACAACGCGCGCACGCTGCAATGGGGTGCCGGTGTGGAGGTTCTTCCGCTTGAAGGGATTCGAGTCGCGGGCAAGATATCGAAAGTTTCCGCAAATGAGCCGGCCCCAATGTTCACATTGGGAATTGGATTTTCCCTAGACGCGACCTCCCTGCATATCGCTCCGCACTTCGACAAGGACTCGGAACGACAGTTTACGAGTTATGCCTTACGGCTTGGCAGAGTTGAACCAAGTCTTGGAATGAGTGAACTGATTGAGAAGGATCAGCGCGTTCTCGCTCTGGGAATGCGCGGCCTGCTGACATATCAGAAGGCGCAATGGTTCGAGCACGACCGGCATACCTTGACCGAGTTGAACCGGCTAATTGATGACGCCAAGGCGGACGGTTCAATTGGCGGGATCGCGATGAACCTGTCAGGCTTCAGAGCATCGATGGCCATGACATGGGAGCTTTGTGAGAAATTGCGGGACTTTCGCAGCTCGGGCAAGAAAGTGTACATGTACGCTGACCGTCCGGGGATGGCATTGACGTACCTAATGGCTCAGGCGGATTATGTGTGGATGGATCCAATAGGTGAGATGCAATTGTTCGGCTGGGTGATGGGGAGAACATATCACAAGGGATTCTTGGAAAAGCTTGGGCTTGGCGTTGAGGAATGGCGTTACTTTGAATACAAATCGGCATTTGAGACTCTCGCACGTGTTGATATGTCGCAAAAAGACAAGGAGCAGAGACTTGAGCTGCTGCATGCATTTCACGACGAGTGGAAAAGAGCTATTTCTGCCGGCCGGGGCATGTCGTCCGACTCCATAGACCTTGCGCTCGACTCCTTGGGCTTCATTTCTGCACATGAAGCAGAGCGGTTTGGATTTGTGGATACGCTTGGCCGCTGGGACGACGCGGAAAAGTTGATTGAATTTGCACGGGGGTCCAGCGCGAAATTCGTTGAACGCCATGACCTCGCAGATGAGAAGTCAAGCGATCCGTATTGGGGGGAATACCCTGCAATTGCAGTGGTTTATGCCCTTGGCGAATGTGCAATGGATACGGGAATTCGCGGTCGCTACACGAGTCGATTGCTAAAGAAGCTGGCCGAGGATGATGAGGTGGAGGCAGTGGTATTACGTGTGGATTCACCGGGCGGTGACGGCTTGGCTTCAGATTGGGTCGCAGATGGCATGCGCGAAGTCTCAAAACAGAAACCGATGGTCGTGTCGCAAGGGCGATTAGCGGCCTCAGGCGGATACTGGCTGAGTTCACCGGCTGACAGAGTGTTTACGTCTCCGTTTACAATCACAGGTTCAATCGGAGTGATTGCAGGGTGGGTGTGGAATGAAGGTTTAACAGACAAGACCGGATTGACTTTTGACAAGGTGCAAGTCGGCAGACATGCAGACGTGGGGTCGGGAGTTGTGATACCTCTTATTGATGTCGAAGTGCCGGATAGAAACGTCACCGACGAAGAGCGGGCGCGCGTAGAGAAATTCATTCGCAATCATTATGATGACTTTGTCGGCCGTGTCGCTGAGGATCGGGAAATGCCGAGGGAAGAAACCGAGAAGATTGCACAAGGCCGAGTCTGGGCGGGAGAAGCGGCAGTAGAAAAGAAATTAGCGGATGAAATTGGTGGACTTGAGAGATCGGTTCAATATGCGGCCGAAAAGTCTGGTATTCGTAAGGGTGGAAAATATCGAATCGTTGAATATCCCAAGCCGGGTTTGATCAACTTTGGCAGACTCATTGGCCAGCCCTCGCCAGTTTCTGTGCTCGCATATTGGTTTGGGATTGGTCGTACGGTTGAGGCGGACGACGTCAGAGGCGATGAATCGCGCGACTATTCATTAGACGTATTGCGGTACTATGCAAAGTTCAGGGGAACGCCTTTGTATATGCTGCCACCCGAAGACATGCTCGTCGAGTAG
- a CDS encoding 4Fe-4S binding protein, with amino-acid sequence MSLVESVSANGQFKLVVHETWCKGCRICVDLCPTKTLSMVESPDRWEGALVKVTDMEACNGCGICEAECPDFAITVFAEGKMKPAAGGAA; translated from the coding sequence ATGAGTCTCGTGGAGTCAGTCTCTGCGAACGGACAATTCAAACTGGTCGTGCACGAAACCTGGTGCAAAGGCTGTCGCATTTGTGTGGATTTGTGCCCGACGAAGACGCTGTCAATGGTTGAGTCTCCTGACCGCTGGGAGGGCGCACTCGTCAAGGTGACCGACATGGAAGCCTGTAATGGTTGCGGAATTTGCGAGGCTGAATGCCCTGATTTTGCAATTACTGTATTCGCAGAAGGCAAGATGAAGCCGGCGGCTGGAGGTGCAGCATGA
- a CDS encoding 2-oxoacid:acceptor oxidoreductase subunit alpha yields MTPRDRVFWAGNETIAEAALRAGCNFYAGYPITPSSEIAAVLSLRLPQTGGVFLQMEDEIAAMGAVVGGSLGGAKAMTATSGPGFSLKQENIGYAIMSETPCVIVDVQRGGPSTGLPTAPAQSDIMQAKWGTHGDHSIIALTPGYPSEVYRETVRAFHLSEMFRTPVMLLIDEIIAHTTESFDIPSDEELGPIHPRTWYQERYEANSFRPFHDFYQGKHIHITGLSHTERGFATTSPEIVQRGIEHLVNKIELQQKEIERNEEYLLDDSEIAIITFGSPGRASKAAVDLARSEGIKAGMLRVITFWPFPKETIRSLVDRVSAVIVPEMNMGMLRSEVERAAMRRDVQLLGVNCVGGVPIEPQLILDKIREVKRGL; encoded by the coding sequence ATGACGCCACGTGACCGAGTATTCTGGGCGGGGAATGAGACAATTGCTGAAGCGGCCTTGCGCGCAGGATGCAATTTCTATGCAGGTTACCCGATTACGCCGTCGTCAGAGATTGCAGCTGTGCTGTCATTGCGATTGCCGCAAACCGGAGGTGTCTTTCTGCAGATGGAAGATGAAATTGCGGCGATGGGAGCGGTCGTCGGCGGATCATTGGGGGGAGCGAAAGCCATGACAGCAACCTCAGGTCCCGGATTTTCTCTGAAGCAAGAAAATATCGGTTACGCGATAATGTCCGAGACTCCATGTGTGATCGTTGATGTTCAGCGCGGCGGCCCTTCCACCGGATTACCCACTGCGCCGGCGCAGTCCGACATCATGCAAGCCAAGTGGGGCACTCATGGCGACCACTCGATTATTGCGCTGACTCCCGGCTATCCATCGGAAGTCTATCGGGAGACTGTTCGCGCGTTTCATCTATCAGAGATGTTCAGAACACCGGTGATGCTCCTCATAGACGAAATCATCGCACACACGACCGAGAGTTTTGACATACCAAGTGATGAAGAGCTTGGCCCAATTCACCCTCGAACATGGTACCAGGAGCGATATGAGGCGAACAGTTTCAGACCGTTCCATGATTTTTACCAGGGCAAGCATATTCATATAACTGGACTGTCACACACAGAGCGTGGATTCGCAACTACAAGTCCCGAGATAGTGCAGCGCGGGATCGAGCATCTTGTAAACAAGATTGAGTTGCAGCAGAAAGAAATCGAACGCAACGAAGAGTACTTACTCGACGACTCCGAAATCGCGATTATCACGTTTGGTTCGCCTGGCCGGGCTTCAAAGGCGGCAGTTGACCTTGCTCGTTCAGAGGGAATTAAAGCGGGAATGCTTCGGGTCATTACATTCTGGCCGTTTCCCAAGGAGACCATTCGCAGCCTTGTCGATCGAGTGAGCGCCGTCATCGTGCCGGAAATGAACATGGGCATGCTTCGCAGTGAAGTAGAGCGTGCAGCTATGCGCAGAGACGTTCAGTTATTAGGTGTGAACTGTGTAGGCGGGGTTCCGATCGAACCGCAGCTCATATTGGACAAGATTCGCGAGGTGAAACGTGGCCTTTAA
- a CDS encoding 2-oxoglutarate ferredoxin oxidoreductase subunit beta, translating to MAFNYANWLRQDLMPHIWCPGCGIGIVLKSAIRAMESLGWNQDTIGFVSGIGCTSRAPGYVDMNTLHTTHGRALTFATGLKMAAPDKNVVVMAGDGDSAAIGGNHLIHSCRRNINITMIIVNNEIYGMTGGQYSPTTPGGARAATAPYGNIDPGFDLCQLTIAAGATYVARGHVANGIFLERLIKGGMAHKGFAVIEVMSNCHTQYGRRNQHPDPAELVEHIASKAVTLTAWNKMTPEEKIGRYPIGVLHKVTDKPEYCESYYKLQQHAQERVRDAARRISEAESLRVKPELPGGGIPSEN from the coding sequence GTGGCCTTTAATTATGCAAACTGGCTTCGCCAGGACCTAATGCCGCATATATGGTGTCCGGGATGCGGCATCGGCATAGTATTGAAGTCCGCGATTAGAGCAATGGAGTCACTCGGCTGGAATCAGGACACAATCGGATTTGTCTCGGGAATAGGCTGTACTTCGCGCGCGCCGGGCTATGTGGACATGAACACATTGCACACAACGCATGGGCGCGCCCTGACGTTTGCCACCGGCTTGAAAATGGCTGCTCCGGACAAGAATGTTGTGGTTATGGCAGGTGATGGCGATTCCGCTGCAATCGGAGGCAATCATCTAATTCACAGCTGCAGACGAAACATCAATATCACGATGATCATCGTGAACAACGAGATTTACGGAATGACCGGCGGACAGTATTCACCTACCACGCCGGGTGGAGCGCGGGCGGCAACGGCGCCATACGGCAATATTGATCCGGGGTTCGATCTCTGTCAACTGACGATCGCTGCTGGTGCAACGTACGTTGCGCGCGGTCACGTCGCAAACGGAATATTTCTCGAACGCTTGATCAAAGGCGGCATGGCACACAAAGGATTTGCCGTGATCGAAGTCATGTCCAATTGCCATACACAGTACGGACGGAGAAACCAGCATCCAGATCCGGCAGAACTGGTTGAACACATCGCCTCGAAAGCAGTTACTCTTACCGCATGGAACAAGATGACCCCTGAAGAGAAGATTGGCAGATATCCAATTGGGGTTTTGCATAAGGTTACCGACAAACCGGAGTACTGCGAGTCTTATTACAAGCTTCAGCAGCATGCTCAGGAACGGGTACGTGATGCCGCGAGAAGAATTTCTGAAGCGGAGTCGCTCAGAGTTAAGCCTGAATTGCCGGGGGGAGGGATACCCAGTGAGAACTGA
- a CDS encoding 2-oxoacid:acceptor oxidoreductase family protein: MRTEIRFAGVGGQGNILAGEWVALAAHNMGLNALQSPTYTAQVRGGPTSVDVLIDKNPIGYPRLISIDFFLCLAQGAWNLFSVQMKEDSIVVIDPNLVTKVGSGPQQIYPIPIIQVTKQTVEKPVYTSAVSLGIFCRLMPTIPQDEMIRTIEKNAPAGTVEKNLLAFRTGWDIVDKTKPVPRNELAQATA, translated from the coding sequence GTGAGAACTGAAATTCGATTCGCAGGCGTTGGCGGACAAGGTAACATTCTGGCGGGAGAATGGGTCGCATTAGCCGCTCACAATATGGGATTGAACGCACTTCAAAGTCCGACTTACACGGCGCAGGTTCGCGGCGGTCCGACAAGTGTAGACGTATTGATTGATAAAAACCCCATTGGGTATCCACGACTCATCAGTATAGACTTCTTTCTTTGCCTTGCTCAAGGAGCTTGGAACCTGTTCTCCGTTCAGATGAAAGAGGACTCGATAGTTGTGATCGATCCGAACCTGGTCACCAAAGTTGGATCCGGCCCACAGCAAATCTATCCCATTCCGATTATACAGGTGACAAAACAGACCGTAGAAAAGCCGGTCTACACAAGCGCAGTTTCACTTGGCATTTTCTGCAGGCTGATGCCAACGATTCCTCAAGATGAGATGATCCGCACCATTGAGAAGAACGCCCCAGCCGGCACAGTAGAGAAAAACCTTCTTGCCTTTAGAACGGGGTGGGATATTGTGGACAAGACAAAACCAGTTCCACGCAACGAACTCGCGCAAGCAACAGCCTAG
- a CDS encoding sulfide/dihydroorotate dehydrogenase-like FAD/NAD-binding protein, whose amino-acid sequence MSGYLIYSYRKLADKIHEYWVESPRIAAKHAAGQFIILRLNEHGERIPLTVVETNRENGQIRLIVQEAGKTTEEFAHLKAGDFILDLVGPLGQATHIHNWGNLVVIGGGVGAAPLLPIAKAAKAGGNKVHAIIGARSKDLLILTDEFSSVCDEVRVCTDDGSFGTKGFVTDVLNSWCEEGTRFSYGIAVGPVPMMRAAARTMGQWNIPGLASLNPIMVDGTGMCGACRVTVNKVTRFACVEGPEFDIHGVDFDELMMRNRSYVREEHEAIEHAHTCQLNEAMKHVRAEA is encoded by the coding sequence ATGTCCGGATATTTGATTTACTCTTACCGCAAGCTGGCGGACAAGATCCACGAATACTGGGTGGAATCTCCGCGGATAGCGGCAAAGCACGCCGCAGGCCAATTCATCATTCTCAGACTAAACGAGCACGGCGAACGAATCCCGTTGACAGTTGTTGAAACGAATAGAGAGAATGGTCAGATTAGGTTAATTGTGCAGGAAGCAGGGAAGACGACCGAAGAATTCGCCCATCTGAAAGCCGGCGATTTCATTCTCGATTTGGTTGGCCCACTCGGCCAGGCAACTCACATTCACAACTGGGGCAATCTTGTGGTGATAGGCGGCGGAGTCGGTGCAGCACCGCTACTTCCGATTGCCAAGGCTGCCAAGGCAGGCGGGAACAAAGTCCATGCCATTATCGGCGCGCGGTCGAAGGATCTCTTAATATTGACCGACGAATTCAGTTCAGTCTGTGATGAAGTGCGAGTCTGCACTGATGACGGTTCGTTCGGTACGAAGGGATTTGTAACCGACGTGCTGAACTCATGGTGTGAAGAGGGTACTCGGTTCTCCTATGGAATCGCTGTCGGTCCGGTACCCATGATGCGCGCTGCTGCCAGGACTATGGGGCAATGGAATATTCCCGGCCTGGCGTCCCTGAATCCAATCATGGTGGACGGCACGGGAATGTGCGGAGCCTGCCGCGTTACGGTCAATAAAGTAACCCGATTCGCGTGCGTGGAAGGGCCGGAATTTGATATTCATGGTGTGGATTTCGATGAACTGATGATGCGCAACCGCTCTTACGTCCGGGAGGAACATGAAGCCATTGAGCATGCGCATACGTGTCAACTTAACGAAGCAATGAAGCATGTCCGAGCAGAAGCGTAA
- the gltA gene encoding NADPH-dependent glutamate synthase → MSEQKRNLKLHPPRTPMPERDPVERVKGFDEVPLGYTEEMARAEAERCLDCKNPKCVAGCPVNINIPKFLREVREGRYQDAADTLRATNSLPAVCGRVCPQEEQCEAVCIEGIKHDPVAIGNLEKFVADWERAHRAVTTRESVEPTGFRVAIAGSGPAGLTVAGDLAKLGHSVTIFEALHRPAGVLAYGIPEFRLPRAIVKSEIEYIERLGVKFVYNVVIGVTVTLDELFEEGYDAIFIGTGAGLPKMLGVPGENLVGVFSSNEFLTRINLLGADRFPEFDTPVLHAKHTVVVGGGNTAMDSARVARRLNQARVSLVYRRSEDELPARKEEVHHAKAEGIEFNLLCNPVEILGDGNGRVKAMRCIRMELGEPDASGRRRPVEIKGSEFELECDAVIVAVGNAPNPILTKATPDLELTKWGTIKVDPETNATSKAGVYAGGDIVSGAATVILAMGAGRKAASAMHEFLMNLPARKTVQAS, encoded by the coding sequence ATGTCCGAGCAGAAGCGTAACCTGAAATTGCATCCGCCTCGGACACCGATGCCGGAACGCGATCCCGTCGAGAGAGTCAAGGGATTTGATGAAGTGCCCTTGGGCTACACAGAAGAGATGGCAAGAGCTGAAGCCGAGCGTTGCCTGGATTGCAAGAATCCGAAATGTGTCGCGGGTTGTCCGGTTAACATCAATATACCGAAGTTTCTCCGCGAAGTTCGCGAGGGACGCTATCAAGACGCGGCGGATACCCTTCGCGCGACGAATTCACTGCCTGCGGTGTGCGGACGGGTCTGTCCGCAGGAAGAGCAGTGTGAAGCCGTGTGCATTGAGGGAATCAAACACGATCCAGTGGCGATCGGAAATCTCGAGAAGTTTGTCGCCGACTGGGAACGCGCACACCGTGCGGTTACGACTCGCGAATCTGTTGAACCTACGGGATTCCGGGTGGCAATAGCAGGTTCTGGACCCGCCGGATTGACTGTTGCCGGAGACTTGGCAAAGCTTGGTCACAGCGTCACAATTTTCGAAGCGCTGCATCGCCCTGCCGGTGTCTTGGCATACGGGATTCCCGAGTTCAGGCTACCACGAGCCATCGTCAAGTCGGAAATCGAGTACATTGAGCGCCTCGGTGTCAAATTTGTTTACAACGTGGTCATAGGTGTTACCGTTACGCTTGACGAGTTGTTTGAAGAAGGGTATGATGCGATTTTCATTGGAACCGGAGCCGGACTGCCGAAAATGCTTGGCGTTCCGGGAGAGAATCTGGTCGGAGTGTTTAGCTCCAATGAGTTCTTGACGCGTATCAATCTGCTTGGAGCTGACAGATTCCCGGAGTTTGACACACCGGTGTTACATGCCAAACATACGGTTGTAGTTGGAGGTGGGAATACTGCGATGGACTCGGCACGTGTGGCACGCAGACTGAATCAAGCACGAGTCTCGCTCGTTTACCGACGTTCCGAGGATGAACTTCCCGCCCGTAAAGAGGAAGTTCACCATGCGAAGGCGGAAGGCATTGAATTCAATCTGCTCTGCAATCCTGTTGAAATCCTGGGCGACGGCAACGGCAGGGTGAAGGCGATGAGATGCATTCGCATGGAGCTGGGCGAACCGGACGCTTCGGGTCGTCGCCGTCCAGTCGAGATAAAGGGAAGTGAGTTTGAACTTGAGTGCGACGCAGTAATCGTAGCTGTAGGGAATGCGCCAAATCCGATATTGACAAAGGCGACTCCGGACCTCGAGCTGACCAAATGGGGTACGATCAAAGTGGATCCTGAAACGAATGCCACAAGCAAAGCCGGTGTTTATGCAGGAGGCGACATAGTTAGCGGAGCGGCCACGGTGATTCTCGCCATGGGAGCGGGACGCAAGGCAGCCTCGGCGATGCACGAATTTCTGATGAATCTACCTGCAAGAAAAACTGTGCAGGCAAGCTAA
- a CDS encoding NADH-quinone oxidoreductase subunit A: MEQLYDIIPFSMGIGTLAFGAFLVLLPYLISPRSKGRFRSETYESGEPIIGEAWVQVRAHYYIYALVFMAFDVETAFIVPCVAVLRSWDSWLPVIEVAAFLIILSLSLVYALKKKVLEWE; this comes from the coding sequence ATGGAACAATTATACGACATCATTCCATTTTCGATGGGCATAGGAACGCTGGCCTTCGGGGCTTTTCTCGTGCTGCTGCCCTACCTGATTTCGCCAAGAAGCAAAGGCCGCTTTCGCAGCGAAACTTACGAAAGCGGCGAGCCAATCATTGGAGAAGCATGGGTACAAGTTCGCGCCCACTACTATATTTATGCACTTGTATTTATGGCCTTCGACGTGGAAACTGCTTTCATCGTGCCCTGTGTTGCGGTGTTGAGGTCATGGGACAGCTGGCTTCCTGTGATTGAAGTGGCGGCCTTCCTGATTATTTTGAGCTTAAGCCTTGTATATGCACTTAAGAAGAAAGTGCTTGAATGGGAGTGA
- the nuoB gene encoding NADH-quinone oxidoreductase subunit NuoB: protein MSESLEKSNHIEGGEDVEHIPPIVQFLPLQKALDLARANSLWPLTFGIACCAIEMMAASASRYDTDRFGAGVFRNSPRQADLMIVAGTVNLKMAPIIKRLYDQMPSPKWVIALGSCAICGGPFDQDNNYAVLQGVEKIVPVDVFVPGCPPRPEALIHAILELQERIKSGNSNATRA, encoded by the coding sequence ATGAGCGAGTCCCTTGAAAAGAGCAACCATATTGAAGGCGGCGAGGACGTAGAGCACATTCCGCCGATTGTGCAGTTTCTGCCGTTGCAGAAAGCACTCGATCTTGCCCGCGCAAATTCTTTGTGGCCGTTAACGTTCGGAATTGCCTGTTGCGCGATCGAGATGATGGCCGCATCGGCAAGCAGATATGACACGGATCGTTTCGGAGCAGGAGTCTTCAGGAATTCACCGCGGCAGGCCGATTTGATGATAGTTGCCGGCACAGTGAACTTGAAAATGGCTCCAATTATTAAACGTCTCTATGATCAAATGCCGTCGCCGAAATGGGTGATTGCGCTTGGTTCGTGCGCGATCTGCGGAGGACCTTTTGATCAAGACAATAACTATGCGGTTCTTCAAGGGGTGGAGAAGATTGTGCCGGTGGATGTCTTTGTGCCGGGGTGTCCTCCGCGGCCTGAAGCGTTGATTCACGCGATCTTGGAACTGCAAGAGAGAATTAAGTCAGGGAATTCAAATGCCACTAGAGCCTGA